One Desulfobulbus propionicus DSM 2032 DNA segment encodes these proteins:
- a CDS encoding ABC transporter permease: MRAANIVHLGNKELRSLARDPILLFLIVYSFTIGVYASATAMPDSLNKAPIAIVDEDGSPLSSRIASAFYPPHFLVPVQISQPEMDARMDQGLDTFALDIPPNFQRDLLAGRSPAIQLNIDATRMSQAFTGNGYIQAILDGEIAEFLQRSRSADPSPVELNLRHRFNPSLTQAWFGAVMEVINNVTMLSIILTGASLIREREHGTVEHLLVMPVTPGEIMISKASAMGLVVIVASALSLVLVVQGLLAVQIEGSLLLFFAGTGLHLFATTSMGIFMGTLARSMPQFGLLMMLVLLPLEMLSGGVTPRESMPTVVQLVMEAAPTTHFVALAQAILYRGAGFAVVWPHFAALVLIGALLFSLSLARFRRTIGLMA, translated from the coding sequence ATGCGAGCCGCCAACATCGTCCATCTGGGAAACAAGGAACTGCGCAGTCTGGCCCGTGACCCCATTCTGCTGTTTCTAATCGTCTACTCGTTCACCATCGGTGTGTATGCCTCGGCCACCGCCATGCCCGACTCGCTCAACAAGGCACCGATCGCCATTGTCGACGAGGATGGCTCGCCCCTGTCGTCCCGTATTGCCTCCGCCTTTTATCCACCCCACTTCTTGGTCCCGGTGCAGATCAGCCAGCCGGAGATGGATGCGCGCATGGATCAGGGACTTGATACCTTTGCCCTCGATATTCCCCCCAACTTCCAGCGCGATCTTCTTGCGGGCCGCAGCCCGGCCATTCAGCTCAACATCGATGCCACCCGCATGTCCCAGGCCTTTACCGGCAATGGCTATATCCAGGCAATCCTCGACGGCGAGATAGCCGAGTTCCTCCAACGCTCCCGTTCCGCCGACCCTTCGCCGGTGGAGCTCAACCTGCGCCACCGCTTCAACCCGTCGCTGACCCAGGCCTGGTTTGGCGCGGTGATGGAGGTGATCAACAATGTCACCATGCTCTCCATTATTCTTACCGGCGCCTCCCTGATCCGCGAGCGGGAGCACGGTACGGTCGAGCATCTGCTGGTCATGCCGGTGACGCCGGGCGAGATCATGATCAGCAAGGCATCGGCCATGGGGTTGGTGGTGATTGTCGCCAGCGCCCTGTCGTTGGTACTGGTAGTCCAGGGATTGCTTGCGGTGCAGATCGAAGGATCCTTGCTGCTGTTTTTCGCCGGCACCGGGCTGCATCTCTTTGCCACCACCTCGATGGGCATCTTCATGGGCACCCTTGCCCGGTCCATGCCCCAATTCGGCCTGTTGATGATGCTGGTGCTGCTGCCCCTGGAGATGCTCTCCGGGGGCGTGACCCCCAGGGAGAGCATGCCAACCGTCGTTCAGCTCGTGATGGAGGCCGCGCCCACCACCCACTTTGTCGCTCTGGCCCAGGCCATTTTGTACCGGGGCGCAGGCTTTGCGGTGGTCTGGCCGCACTTTGCCGCCCTGGTGCTGATCGGCGCGCTGCTCTTTTCTCTGTCGCTGGCGCGCTTCCGCCGCACCATCGGCCTGATGGCCTGA
- a CDS encoding DUF47 domain-containing protein: protein MNLGFLAKLLPPPENKFYQYFEEAAEVCELSSQLFYQIVHSDLKEREEYLIHAKTYKRRAVVALEGSLALLNASFITPIDREDIQLITSNLYKSTKVILKACVNLRIYKIEAYNEIVKKQAEILIKSAEELRTIISMLKNNASLEDITDCNSRIKDIENRGDEILFTATEEIFSGKYDALYVLKLRDIYKGIENALDICSVISDLILNIALKHR from the coding sequence ATGAACCTTGGTTTTCTCGCCAAATTGCTGCCGCCGCCGGAAAACAAATTCTATCAGTATTTCGAGGAGGCCGCCGAGGTCTGTGAACTCTCCTCCCAGCTGTTTTACCAAATTGTCCATTCCGATTTGAAGGAACGGGAGGAATATCTCATCCACGCCAAGACCTACAAGCGGCGGGCGGTGGTTGCCCTGGAGGGCAGCCTGGCGCTGCTCAACGCCTCGTTCATCACCCCCATCGACCGGGAAGACATCCAGTTGATCACCTCCAACCTCTACAAGAGCACCAAGGTCATTCTCAAGGCCTGCGTGAACCTCCGCATTTACAAGATCGAGGCTTACAATGAAATTGTCAAGAAACAGGCCGAGATCCTGATCAAGTCGGCGGAGGAGTTGCGCACCATCATCTCGATGTTGAAAAATAACGCCTCGCTCGAAGACATCACCGACTGCAACTCACGGATCAAGGATATCGAGAATCGGGGCGACGAGATTCTGTTCACCGCCACCGAAGAAATCTTTTCCGGCAAATACGACGCGCTCTATGTGCTCAAGCTGCGGGATATTTACAAGGGGATCGAGAACGCCCTCGATATCTGCTCGGTCATTTCCGATCTGATCCTCAATATCGCCCTCAAACACAGATAA
- a CDS encoding inorganic phosphate transporter, whose product MVLTLLICVIVTALVFEYINGFHDSANAIATVVSTKVLTARAAVIYAGLLNIAGAFMGTHVASTIGRGIVSTESVTQGVILCALLSAIIWNLITWYYGIPSSSSHALIGGLMGATISKAGYHVVHFDGVTKKVLMPMVTSPLIGFGIGFLCMVLILWLCSRANPNTVNKYFKKLQLVSSGIMALSHGSNDAQKTMGIITLALVSYHTLDTFEVPYWVILGCAVTMGLGTMAGGWRIIRTMGSKMIKLKPVHGFAAETSAAAVILTASHFGIPVSTTHIISTSIMGVGSTRGIHALKWGIVGNIVMAWILTIPVCMVIAAVLYRILPV is encoded by the coding sequence ATGGTTCTGACCCTGCTTATTTGTGTGATCGTCACCGCGCTTGTCTTTGAATATATCAACGGCTTTCACGATTCCGCCAACGCCATCGCCACGGTGGTGTCGACCAAGGTGCTCACCGCTCGCGCCGCGGTTATTTATGCCGGATTGCTCAATATCGCTGGGGCCTTCATGGGCACCCACGTGGCCAGCACCATCGGCAGGGGCATTGTCTCCACCGAAAGCGTCACCCAGGGGGTGATTCTCTGCGCCCTGCTGTCGGCCATCATCTGGAATCTGATCACCTGGTACTACGGCATTCCTTCCAGCTCTTCACACGCCTTGATCGGCGGCCTCATGGGGGCCACGATCTCCAAGGCCGGGTATCACGTGGTGCATTTCGACGGCGTGACCAAAAAAGTGCTCATGCCGATGGTCACCTCGCCGCTGATCGGGTTTGGCATCGGCTTTTTGTGCATGGTCCTTATTCTGTGGTTGTGCTCCAGGGCCAATCCCAATACGGTCAACAAATATTTTAAGAAGCTGCAGCTCGTTTCTTCCGGGATCATGGCGCTCAGCCACGGCAGCAACGATGCCCAGAAGACCATGGGCATCATCACCCTGGCCCTGGTCAGCTACCACACCCTGGACACCTTCGAGGTTCCTTACTGGGTCATTCTTGGCTGCGCGGTGACCATGGGCCTCGGCACCATGGCCGGCGGCTGGCGGATCATCCGCACCATGGGCAGCAAGATGATCAAACTCAAGCCGGTGCACGGTTTTGCCGCCGAAACCTCGGCTGCGGCCGTTATCCTCACCGCCTCCCATTTCGGTATTCCGGTCAGTACCACCCATATCATTTCCACCTCGATCATGGGCGTGGGCAGCACCCGGGGCATCCATGCCCTCAAATGGGGTATCGTCGGCAACATCGTCATGGCCTGGATTCTGACCATCCCGGTATGCATGGTGATTGCCGCCGTCCTCTACCGCATCCTGCCGGTCTGA